In Leptolyngbya sp. SIO1E4, one DNA window encodes the following:
- a CDS encoding sigma-70 family RNA polymerase sigma factor — MEEKLPLDAELIQQCLRGQSTAFRALYRRYQGRVRATLHQLCGPDVLDDLVQEVFLRAWKGLPRFRQSAQFSTWLYRITWNVATDCRRHQGKVRSHHQSLSALETRTSDSVNLNQLHYQDLVQRGLQALSLDHRAVLILHDLEDLPQQTVASILDIPLGTVKSRLHHARAAMRQFLQQDGVQL; from the coding sequence ATGGAGGAAAAGCTGCCTTTAGATGCTGAGCTGATTCAGCAATGCTTACGGGGGCAGTCAACCGCCTTTCGAGCACTGTACCGCCGCTATCAAGGGCGGGTACGGGCGACTTTACATCAACTCTGTGGACCCGATGTTTTAGATGACTTGGTGCAAGAGGTGTTTTTAAGGGCCTGGAAGGGGCTGCCTCGATTTCGGCAATCAGCCCAGTTCTCAACCTGGCTTTATCGAATCACCTGGAATGTTGCGACAGACTGTCGCCGCCATCAGGGAAAAGTGCGATCGCACCACCAAAGCCTGTCAGCGTTGGAGACCCGAACCAGTGATTCTGTGAATCTCAACCAGCTGCATTATCAAGACTTGGTGCAGCGTGGTTTGCAGGCGCTATCGCTAGACCATCGAGCAGTGCTCATTCTCCATGATTTGGAGGATTTGCCTCAGCAGACGGTGGCCAGCATTCTTGACATTCCGCTCGGAACCGTCAAGTCTCGGCTGCATCATGCCCGTGCTGCTATGCGGCAATTTTTACAGCAAGACGGTGTGCAGTTATGA
- a CDS encoding Spy/CpxP family protein refolding chaperone, whose product MMKRTFAILVAAGLMLPVVGIFAASHLQAQTESPVPEETSVPSRPGTVGEGERGDRAERLIEELNLTEDQINQVRAIREGAQDEMQALHERLRSDREALHGLMAGEATEAELRAQHEEIQTLHREVADKRFETMLATREVLTADQRAELAELMEQRRAQFRENRGFHGGQKGQRGGHHW is encoded by the coding sequence ATGATGAAACGAACCTTTGCGATTCTGGTTGCAGCGGGTCTGATGTTGCCTGTTGTAGGCATTTTTGCGGCGTCTCACCTGCAGGCGCAGACTGAATCCCCAGTCCCGGAAGAAACCTCTGTTCCCTCTCGTCCAGGCACCGTGGGCGAGGGGGAGCGGGGCGATCGCGCCGAGCGCCTGATTGAGGAATTAAATCTGACTGAAGATCAGATCAATCAAGTTCGTGCCATTCGAGAAGGGGCCCAGGATGAGATGCAAGCCTTGCATGAACGCCTGCGATCAGACCGTGAAGCCCTGCATGGGTTGATGGCGGGGGAGGCTACCGAGGCAGAACTCCGGGCACAACATGAGGAAATTCAAACGCTACATCGTGAAGTTGCAGACAAACGGTTTGAAACGATGCTGGCTACCCGCGAGGTCTTAACCGCTGACCAGCGGGCTGAACTGGCTGAATTGATGGAACAACGCCGAGCGCAATTCCGAGAGAATCGCGGTTTTCATGGTGGCCAGAAAGGGCAACGAGGCGGGCATCACTGGTAA
- a CDS encoding N-formylglutamate amidohydrolase, translated as MTEPFHLYRPKGQLCPIVASIPHSGLVVPEAITQTLHERYQRYLPHQDWHLDKLYDFLPNLGITVLEATYSRYVTDLNRSAKQPFFGSFWKSVIPERTAFEQPLYQTSPSQVQIAARIEQFYVPYHTQLESLLNQMIDRFGQVYLLDLHSFFGPITDEVCLGNRNGKSCSEFLLSTVESEFSLRGYQVARNKVFNGGYITQHYGKMPHVEALQIEIRYHTYLDPAQLDQTSVPDWNVPAFDLAKRNFEAIFSQVAESCLRYFATTYE; from the coding sequence ATGACAGAACCTTTTCACCTGTATCGACCGAAAGGTCAACTGTGCCCGATTGTGGCCAGTATTCCCCATAGTGGTTTAGTTGTTCCTGAGGCGATCACGCAGACCCTACATGAGCGCTATCAGCGTTATCTGCCTCATCAAGATTGGCATCTTGACAAGCTGTACGATTTTCTCCCTAACTTAGGGATCACGGTGCTGGAAGCTACCTATAGTCGTTACGTGACTGATTTAAATCGGTCGGCTAAACAGCCTTTCTTTGGGAGCTTTTGGAAATCAGTAATTCCTGAGAGAACGGCATTTGAGCAGCCCCTTTATCAAACTTCTCCCTCCCAGGTACAAATCGCGGCTCGAATCGAACAATTTTATGTTCCCTATCATACGCAGCTAGAAAGCCTACTGAATCAGATGATTGACCGATTTGGCCAGGTTTACCTCTTAGATCTACATAGTTTTTTCGGTCCCATTACTGATGAAGTCTGCCTCGGCAATAGGAATGGAAAAAGCTGCTCCGAATTCTTGCTCTCTACCGTTGAATCTGAGTTTTCATTAAGAGGCTATCAGGTAGCTCGCAATAAAGTTTTTAATGGTGGATACATTACACAACACTATGGCAAGATGCCCCACGTTGAGGCGCTACAAATTGAAATTCGATACCATACTTATTTAGACCCGGCACAGCTCGATCAAACATCTGTTCCAGATTGGAATGTGCCAGCATTTGACCTCGCGAAACGTAACTTTGAGGCTATTTTTAGCCAGGTGGCAGAGTCCTGTCTGCGATATTTTGCCACTACGTATGAGTAA
- a CDS encoding ABC transporter ATP-binding protein, whose product MTLLAIRDVYSGYGEVDILKGVSLTVEFGEIVVIIGPNGAGKSTVLKSLFGLAKVHQGEILWRDRAITHWRSDRLVQEGICYVPQVNNVFPTLTVQENLEMGAFVRNDDYRPQLEQVYTLFPDLKQKRLQPAGTLSGGQRQMVAMGRALMVAPKLLLLDEPTAGLSPLYVNQIFEIVRDVNQQGISILMVEQNAKQALAMAHRGYVLAMGTNRHEDTGKNLLNDTQIADMFLGG is encoded by the coding sequence ATGACCCTTCTGGCCATTCGAGATGTATACAGCGGTTATGGAGAAGTCGATATCCTTAAGGGTGTCAGCCTCACCGTTGAGTTTGGAGAAATCGTCGTCATTATCGGCCCAAACGGTGCCGGAAAGTCTACGGTTCTGAAGTCTCTCTTCGGGTTAGCCAAAGTTCACCAGGGTGAAATTCTCTGGCGCGATCGCGCCATTACCCACTGGCGCAGCGATCGCCTCGTTCAAGAAGGCATCTGCTATGTGCCCCAAGTCAATAACGTCTTCCCTACCCTGACAGTGCAAGAAAATCTGGAAATGGGTGCATTTGTTCGGAATGACGACTATCGTCCTCAGCTAGAGCAGGTCTACACCCTCTTTCCAGACTTAAAGCAAAAACGGCTTCAGCCCGCTGGAACCTTATCCGGCGGACAGCGCCAAATGGTTGCCATGGGGCGAGCCCTGATGGTTGCCCCCAAACTCTTGTTGCTAGACGAGCCTACTGCTGGTCTATCCCCGCTGTATGTCAATCAAATCTTTGAGATTGTGCGCGACGTCAATCAACAGGGCATCAGCATTCTCATGGTGGAGCAAAATGCTAAGCAGGCGTTGGCCATGGCTCACCGTGGTTATGTCTTAGCAATGGGCACGAACCGCCATGAAGACACCGGCAAAAATTTGCTGAATGACACTCAAATTGCCGACATGTTTCTGGGAGGATAG
- a CDS encoding phosphate-starvation-inducible PsiE family protein: protein MTRQLNTLFRKLAYNLKDEIFLKRLRQIEASVSKVLSLAMVVVILVTVVDLGMVLYSSLFINDTNGFFKSTLTDIFGLFLSVLIALEILENITAYIRKHVVQVELVIATALTAVGRKLIILDLEKVPGLSLVGLAIALFALSISYLIVRTVHR, encoded by the coding sequence ATGACCCGCCAGCTGAACACCTTATTCAGGAAACTAGCCTATAACCTCAAGGACGAGATTTTCCTGAAGCGCTTAAGACAAATCGAAGCCAGTGTCTCTAAGGTGCTGTCTCTGGCTATGGTTGTCGTCATTTTAGTGACGGTTGTGGATCTGGGGATGGTTTTGTACAGCTCCTTATTTATTAATGACACTAACGGTTTTTTTAAATCAACGCTGACAGACATCTTTGGCTTATTTCTAAGCGTTTTGATTGCGCTAGAGATTTTAGAGAATATCACCGCCTATATTCGCAAGCATGTCGTGCAGGTAGAGCTTGTAATTGCCACGGCGCTGACAGCAGTGGGGCGAAAACTGATTATTTTGGATCTTGAAAAGGTGCCAGGTCTGAGCCTGGTTGGGTTGGCGATCGCGCTTTTCGCGCTCTCAATCAGTTACTTGATAGTGCGCACAGTCCATCGATAA